Below is a genomic region from Patagioenas fasciata isolate bPatFas1 chromosome 5, bPatFas1.hap1, whole genome shotgun sequence.
GTGTGCCAACTTTGGCTACAAATTCAACTGACCTTGAGCTTTTAGAGGAAAAAGGTAATTATCTTACTTCGGTGATGCACTCAGAACTTCAGTGCTGCCAAAAAGCATTTGAGATAAACTGATCTCCCAGGACTATTCTGACATGGTGCTTACATGTGTTCACAGGACAAGCACTACTTGTTAAGTGGTTCATGATGTCTCTGTATGTTGTCATACCCTTAAGGATTTTCCTGAAAGTTcacattttgtatatttttgcaAGTTACTGTATTCCCAGGAACGGGTGCTTATGAATTTTGGTAGTTTTTACTGGGTGCAAGTATTAGACATCCAGACATGTTCTGGCTCTCAGGGGAGCTGCATAGATTACCCTCTCCATGCTGTAACTaaactattttttccccttctcatcTTTTGTCAGGGGCTCATGTAAAAAAGATTGATTTTGAACATTTGACAGGAGGAGTGTTGCATAGCAAATTCTGGATTGTAGACATGAAACACATATATATTGGTAGTGCAAATATGGACTGGAGATCTTTATCTCAGGTAAGCTCTGCTGCTGCATATTCATAAATCGGGGGGAAAATTAATGTCCTAGGACATAACAGAGAAAAATGATAACGATGTAAAATATTGTCAGAGTGGGATAAACAGCAAAAAAGCCCTGGAGGTGGCTCTCTCTGAGGCTGTGACATAGCTTGCTCTTCTTCACAGGTGAAAGAGTTTGGTGCTGTGATACACAACTGCAGCTGCTTAGCCAAAGACCTCTGGAAAACATTTAGTACTTACTGGGATCTTGGACATGCTAACGCTACCATCCCATCCCCTTGGCCCCTTAATTATTCTACCCACATTAACAAGCACCATCCTCTGGAAGTAGAATTTAATGGAATCCTGACAAAAGCCTATTTTTCTGTAagtatgtttaaaaataacaagATACACCGTAAGCTGTGTTTAAGCATTGATGAGAAAAGTTTCTTCAGCAGTCCTCAGTTGCTTGTGCTCCAATTGGGTAATTTAACAGGTTTTTCTAGAACCACTTAAGCAAAAAGAGTTGACCCAGCTTGAGCTATCAGGTAATATGGCAAGGATGGGGTGCAGGTCTCCTTTAATCACTTCTGGGCTCAATATATCAATAAGTACCTGACCCAGTAGGACATGAAAGACATGAGGAATAAGTTCACCTTGAATGCTTCATGCTATTGTAGTAAAAACTGAACAGATCTGAATGGAGATGAATCACAATCTGATAGAAAAAGGATGAGATCACTGACCcgtgtattttcctttttacaggCTTCTCCTCCAGCATTCTGTCCAAAAGGTCGCACCCATGACCTCTTAGCTATAATCAATACTATCAGTGAGGCACAGAAATTTGTCTATGTTTCTGTTATGGAATATTTCCCTACCAGCCGTTTCATTCATCCAGAAAGGTACAATTTTAATTCTGAGCAAATCAGTTTACTGCactatttaaaggaaaaatgtattATTCCTCCACTTCTGCAATGAAAACATTCAGAGTGAAGAGAACTGAGGCTTTTCTCTGCATTCATGACTGCCTCATAGACTGTGCAGACACCGATGCTACAGGAAGGATGGTTTCCAATACTGCCCATGTGCTTTGCCAGCAGTCTCCTGTGTTCATCACATAGCCAGAAAACTGTTAAGTGCCAAACTAGTGACAGTCAGGTACAGCTCTGTTCAAAATAGAACAGACCAGCTCTATCAATAGAGAGAAGAATGGGAACAGCAGAAATTTATCTGACATCAGAATTTTCAGAGGAAATATTGCTTTACTGCCCTCTTCTTCTcctgtttctttctgttctttactTCTGAAGGTGCTTGACTTCTGCCTCTACTGCCTGTTTGACATACTTGACTCATAGTTTGGAGGCTGATTCTTAACTGTCCTTGCCAGCCTCTGCAATGGTAACTGAAACAGTCTCTAAAATAAACTTCtgggcttttattttctttttttgttaataaTTCCATCTAAGCACATTCAAGTTCCTGAAGTGTGCTGGGAGCAGGTAGCAGCAGCTCTCAAAGAGAAGGTGGCAGTGGTGATCTGGAGTGATGAAATTCTGTGGTGGGTCACTGCCATGGTCCCAGTGGGCTGCCCAAGGTCAGAGTAGAATAATGAAAACTCTGCACATCAACCCAAATGCAAGTAACAGAAAAAATTAGTGAGCCATGGGGTGACCACTAAGACTCCAAATCCTCTTAGATATGCTTGAATTAGGATATTTACATGCAACCAAGTGCTCTGAGTATTATCTGCTTATAACTTTTCTGAGTTTTCCAATCACCTGAACAATCTGATTGAGAAAAAGGttcaaggaaaataataatgTACAACATGGCTTGTAAAGAATAGGATGACCTCTAGGTTGCCTTTCAGCCGGAATTATATCATGTATCATGTTCTGTGGCACGACTGTGTAAAACCTCTGTTGTTCAGCTGGGCATGTATGTGTTAGCAGCAAGAGTGTAGGAGAATAGATAGACACAGATAAAATCACTGTCCTTGAAACAAAATCTCAAAGAGTAGCTTCCACTTGTAGGATATTTTTAACAAATCAAACAGCTTAGAGGATTTTCAGTTTCTGCGTTGTACGGTTGAATTTCTgggtttctcatctcctcattTTAGCTAAGAATAGATTCACAGAAAGTCTCTTTTTCCCCTTAGGAATGAGTGTGTTAATACTCCTCATTCTTCATCTGAAGCCTTAATCCACCGTTTGTGACATCTAAGGCCTGATCAGATGCAAACAGGAGTTTGAAAGGCCCAGGGAAGGTGTCACAGGGCCTCGGCGATCTCCACAGCAACCAGCTGTAGTGTAATGAATTGAGGCTGATTAGTTCAGGTTAGGTTTCTCCAACAGCTGAGGCAGAGGGAACAAAGCCACTGTCTTAACGCCTGAGTGTTAATCAACTAAAAACTGATACATTTGAAAAATGTGAACTGTTAAAAAATAGCATTTCTGAATAGCagtttttttcctgagtttttcAGGACCTACAAGTCAGCCTGAACCTGAAAGCACATGGCTGGTCTGTTGATCATGATAGGATGATGTGTGAAGGAGGACTTGAGAATTCAGACCTTTGTACGTAAGACCAAGAGGAATAAGTTAGGCAAATTAATTCATCCTTGCTCATGGGACTGTTAGCAAAAGACAGACCTCTCTCTGTACCAGTCCTCCAATCCGTACTGGAGACGCGTGTCTTTCTCCATGCAGTATTTCTCAGGATCTACAGAATGAACATGCTACGTGGGCCTTTGGAGTTACTGGTCCTGGGATGGACGTTGTTCAGCTCTTAGTGTTGTGTAGTTGGGTGAAGGATGTTAAAAAAAATTCCCTAAGCTACTGCCAGCGTGTCAGGATGTTGTACAACCCCATGTTCATGAGATCCCGGCTGTGTTTGTCGCCTCGGgggctgggagggatggggagaaacAGAGCCTCTCCACACTGGCTGATGGCACAGGACCACTGCGGATGCTAGAAAAGGTCTCCAGGATGCTGCAGTGGCCATATTCTGTAAAATGGGTTTTAGGCTTTCCCCTGAGCTCTGCACTGTCCTTTTTACTTTGTGCTGTATGATCTGGTTTTACATTGGAGTTGTTACTGTTATTTTAAGTTTCCTAAGGAAAGGAGCATTATGGCACCATGCTGGATGTGTGTCTGTGTACATGCACTTTATCGAGCTTTAAACTTTTTGATCAATTTCAACCCAATTTTGCAGAGACTGGAGGTCTCAAAACACACTGTGGAAAGAACTGGTTGGGTAGAAGGGAGAAATTTTATTTATATCTCCAGTTAAGGCACAAGTACTCCTCTTACTAGACTTCAGAGATCCATCCCATCTGTAGATGGCATCACTTGTACTCTCAGTTTATTGACACAGCTTTCTAGTGAACTGTTTCAAAAATATCCCTTTTTCCACCTACCTGTTTTCCTCTAGATACTGGTCAGCCATCGATGATGCCCTGAGACGTGCAGCTTTCAACTACAGAGTACAAATCCGACTCCTGGTCAGCTGCTGGACCCACTCTGACCCAGCCATGCTCTACTATTTGAGGTCCCTACGTGCTCTCAACAACCCACATGCCCACATCAGTGTTGACGTGGTAGGATAAGTAACCTGATTTTGGGAAGACAGCTGATTTTTGAGTCTAAGTTGCCAGCTGCATGTGCAAATATAAGGCTTTAGAGTAGCAGATCATTTCCATCATTGTGGTGGCTGGTTTGAGTCCTTGAGAAAATAGGGCCCAAGAGATAATCTTTGACGAAACACCTATTGCAAGCTACTAGTGATATTGAGGGATTTGCTTTTCTGCAACATTTGTGACATTATCCAGGCAGTTGCTTTTGCTGAGCACCGTGACAGTAACATTTTATATGACAACTTAGTGCTCTTCTCATAGACCTTTTCCTGTATGAAGTATCTTAAATGGCTCTAATTACCATCCGTTTTTTACAAATTGGGAGCTCTGCTGACTGCCTACTCAATTCGACTCATTTTTGAACACTCATTATTACACACAGGCCATAGGCACTAGGCTGGAACACATCAAGTGGAGTGAGTGTGATGTGGGAGCTCCCAATACGATGCAGTTACTACCACAGAGAAAAGTCACAGAAGGAGGAatgttttttaccaaaaaaaaaaaaaaaagagagatgtagATTTTAACACAAAAAGTTAGGCATTATTGTTGCCTGCAGTACCTCTCATGTCTGTGATCAGCCTATTTTAGCACAAAATAAGAGCAGCAATCAGTGGTAAATGCAGATCTATTAAACAGCTGCCTAAAATGGCATTTAATTGTCTGCCCTGTAATGATAATAGCTGTGCTACTAATGGAACATTGTGAAGCAAACATTATCCTTATCTGATCTCAATTGCTTATCCAATTTTATGTATACTGGAAGTACTATTTGTTAGTTTTCTTGGATAAGAGTAAAAATCTCTTTTATGGTACATTTAATAACAGTGTGTGGAATATTCTCTTCCTTCTGTACTCTTCTATTTTTTGAAAGTGTAGAAACACTGCCTTGCCCAATTATTCAGTCTGTTCCTCACTCTGTTATTTCTATTTACGTTTGCAATTTCTCTCCATCCAGAAACTCTTCATTGTTCCAGTTCTGAATCACACAAATATTCCTCATGCAAGAGTGAATCACAACAAATACATGGTCACTGATAAAGTAGCCTATATTGGTACGTATTCCATGATTCAAAACAATTACAGTGTCTTCACATCTACAGGACTAAGACTGAGATAGGATGGGCTGCCGTAAAGTAAATAAACATATCAAAATATATGGCTTTATCAGAATGTCTGCCCTGGGTAAAGAAGTAAGACGTGAAGGGCAGAAAATAATGTAGGTCAAGTTCAGTGAGAGATTATTTCATATGACTGTGAACCATTAAGAGCGGAGCATGACAGGTCTGAGTGCACAGCCTGTGACAAGCACAGTGGGAATTTCACAGGCTGTGTGCTCAGAATGATGCAGTGATAGCTGATGCTCTAGTATATAACATTATCGTGCTTTAATAAAAAGAACTTGCAGGGAGGAATTAATTCCACGCACTGTTTGTCGAACAGAACTCTAGGAATGGAAATAAGGAAACAGTAATTTCAATTGCTGCTCAATTCCTAAAAGTCAGGATGGTGtttatttttcactcttttaTTAGGATCCCTTGAAAAAGGGAATGTAAAAGGGCTCTGTCATTTCAGTCAGCTCATGCTCCAAGCAATGCAAACCAGCAAATACCCCAATCTTACAAAGGGCTGAGGACTTGCAGCTCCAACTGCCTTTAATAGAACTTGTTTCTGAATGAGTTGTGTTTGATGGCAGATATGCAAGTAATTTGTTTTCATGCCTAAGCACTTTCTGAAATTGATTGCAGATTTTTCTGGCTAAGGTGAACACCAGGAGAAGTGCTAAGGGCtaaaatgtgtaatttttttcaCAGTGTTTGATTTTCTGAATTGTGGTAGTTTTGGAGAGAACCTTAGACAACGTCTACAGCTGGatttccagctttgcctggttTAAAAGCTGGCATTGCATGCTGAGCTCAGAACAGCTCCTGAGGATTTATTGATCAAGGGTCCAGTTTCTCTTATTTTCCTCTAACAGATAAAGATAATTAAGTCCATTAAGGATTTGTTTTCTTGAAACACAAAAAGCCACACCAAACACTGGTTTTTACCTCTCTTAATATACACTCCATTCTTGTATTTATAATGAGCAGATTTGTGCATCTCTCTCACAGGCTGTAAGGAATCAGGTTATGAAGCTTCAGGGCTGCAGTTAATACTGACTTTCTGAAACCTGAGGTCTGGAATAAGAAGGGGGTGACCTGATTTTTGCTGCTCCGTTGGTCCTAATGAGATTTGcagttgtacagcaaatcagcaAAGCCAGGCAATGTGAACTTAGCAAGCGTGGAGATCAAACAGAACACTGGGAAATGAATGCTTTCTAATTTGCTACTTTTTCATTGTATAGGGACTTCTAATTGGTCAGAAGATTACTTCATTAATACAGCTGGCGTGGGATTAATTATCAAACAAAATTTGACCAGCTTGCAAAGAAGACAACTGCCTATCCAGGAACAATTAAAAAACCTTTTTGAGCGAGACTGGAATTCTGAATACGCAGTAAATCTGGAAGATGTGCAGGGACAGAAAGACTGTAACTGGAGGGGCAGATTCTGAGGTGGTTTGAAATATACGttttaaacagaaacaaaaaaaaattttgaaTCTTGTTCCCCATGGAAAACAATGAGCTTTCTTCTTTATGATGTTGTCAGAGAAATTGTTTCCTTGTGGCGTCCACATTGTTTGATGACATGAGAGCTTCTCATAGTTGAGTCTACCAGCAAAACCATTAGTCAGTGTGTGACATTTCCTTTGTTGTGTGATCACCTCATCCCAGAGTAAATGAAATGAATACAGCATCATATGACAACCTGTCTGATATTAAAGCAAATATGGAAGATACAACTGGATCTTAATGCATTAGAGATGCAGATCATTATTGCTGTGCTATTTTATTCTTAAGATAAGACGCTATATAAGATATATATATTTCATCCTTAATGTTCCATTAACAGTGTTTGATTACATGTGTTTAAGCATTTTTTAATACACTCCTGGCCACTTTAAGATTTCAGCCATGTAAGTA
It encodes:
- the PLD4 gene encoding 5'-3' exonuclease PLD4, giving the protein MFNESSNMKLSMNNQKDVKTFQILWAILIFGLVVLMAVYFMRVDSIVDPKGEKGFVSIYEEMEEEEGLYRGLPGATIVEEDTRRSNDSCSFELVENVPYDLAFEINSTAAKPLYQAWMRLLDIAQEKIHVASYYWSLTGKDISVNDSSSKQGEDILKRFERLLAENVSVFVAASVPTLATNSTDLELLEEKGAHVKKIDFEHLTGGVLHSKFWIVDMKHIYIGSANMDWRSLSQVKEFGAVIHNCSCLAKDLWKTFSTYWDLGHANATIPSPWPLNYSTHINKHHPLEVEFNGILTKAYFSASPPAFCPKGRTHDLLAIINTISEAQKFVYVSVMEYFPTSRFIHPERYWSAIDDALRRAAFNYRVQIRLLVSCWTHSDPAMLYYLRSLRALNNPHAHISVDVKLFIVPVLNHTNIPHARVNHNKYMVTDKVAYIGTSNWSEDYFINTAGVGLIIKQNLTSLQRRQLPIQEQLKNLFERDWNSEYAVNLEDVQGQKDCNWRGRF